A stretch of Carnobacterium iners DNA encodes these proteins:
- the rplD gene encoding 50S ribosomal protein L4, which translates to MPKLALYKQDGTQNGEVTLNDAIFGIEPNENVVFDAIIMQRASLRQGNHAVKNRSAVSGGGRKPWRQKGTGRARAGSTRSPIWRGGGIVFGPTPRSYSYKLPKKVRRLAIKSVLSTKVIDQDLIIVDALNFDAPKTKEFAQVLKNLNVDTKVLVVVEDGNDFTMLSARNLPGVTVVATDNISVLDVVSHNKMILTQTALTKVEEVLQ; encoded by the coding sequence ATGCCAAAATTAGCATTATACAAACAAGATGGTACTCAAAATGGTGAAGTTACTTTAAACGACGCTATCTTCGGTATCGAACCAAACGAAAACGTTGTGTTTGATGCAATCATCATGCAACGTGCTTCATTAAGACAAGGGAATCATGCAGTTAAAAACCGTAGCGCAGTCTCCGGTGGTGGACGTAAACCATGGCGTCAAAAAGGAACTGGTCGTGCCCGTGCAGGGTCAACTAGATCTCCTATCTGGCGTGGTGGTGGAATTGTCTTCGGACCGACTCCACGTTCATACAGCTACAAACTTCCTAAAAAAGTTCGTCGTTTAGCAATTAAATCTGTTCTTTCTACTAAAGTAATTGATCAAGATTTAATCATTGTTGACGCGTTGAACTTTGATGCACCAAAAACTAAAGAGTTTGCACAAGTGTTAAAAAATCTAAACGTTGATACAAAAGTATTAGTAGTTGTTGAAGACGGTAATGATTTTACAATGTTATCAGCACGTAATCTTCCAGGTGTTACAGTAGTAGCAACTGACAACATTAGTGTATTGGATGTTGTATCTCATAACAAAATGATTTTGACACAAACTGCTCTTACTAAGGTAGAGGAGGTTCTTCAATAA
- the rplW gene encoding 50S ribosomal protein L23: MDAQDVIKRPVITEASMVAQEDKKFTFEVDVRASKTEVKKAVEEIFDVKVRKVNIMNVRGKLKRQGKFAGYTKKRRKAIVSLTADSKEIQFFEA, encoded by the coding sequence ATGGATGCACAAGACGTAATCAAGCGCCCGGTTATCACTGAAGCTTCAATGGTAGCTCAAGAGGACAAGAAATTTACTTTTGAAGTAGATGTCCGCGCTAGCAAAACAGAAGTAAAAAAAGCAGTTGAAGAGATTTTTGACGTTAAAGTTAGAAAAGTAAATATTATGAACGTACGCGGAAAGTTAAAGCGTCAAGGTAAATTTGCTGGTTACACAAAAAAACGTCGTAAAGCAATTGTATCATTAACAGCTGATTCTAAAGAAATCCAATTTTTTGAAGCGTAA
- the rplB gene encoding 50S ribosomal protein L2, with product MAIRKYKPTTNGRRNMTGSDFAEITSTTPEKTLLEPKKRNAGRNNDGKITVRHRGGGHKRNYRVIDFKRNKDNVMGIVKTIEYDPNRSANIALVQYTDGIKTYIIAPKGIEVGQHLYSGEEADIKIGNALPLANIPVGTVIHNIELKPGKGGQLVRSAGTNAQVLGKEGKYVLVRLNSGEVRMILSTCRATIGSVGNEQHELINIGKAGRSRWLGKRSTVRGSVMNPNDHPHGGGEGKAPIGHAGPMTPWGKPALGLKTRNKKAQSDKFIVRRRKKK from the coding sequence GTGGCGATTAGAAAGTATAAACCTACTACAAACGGTCGTCGTAATATGACTGGTTCAGATTTCGCTGAGATCACTTCAACAACACCTGAAAAGACTTTGTTGGAGCCGAAAAAGAGAAACGCTGGTCGTAATAACGATGGTAAAATTACTGTCCGTCACCGCGGTGGTGGCCATAAACGCAATTACCGTGTGATCGACTTTAAACGTAACAAAGACAATGTCATGGGAATTGTTAAAACAATCGAATACGATCCAAACCGTTCTGCAAACATTGCATTAGTGCAATACACAGATGGAATTAAGACGTATATCATTGCACCAAAAGGAATAGAAGTTGGACAACACCTATATTCTGGAGAAGAAGCAGATATCAAAATTGGTAATGCGTTGCCTTTAGCAAATATTCCTGTTGGTACTGTTATTCACAACATTGAGTTAAAACCTGGAAAAGGTGGACAATTAGTACGTTCAGCTGGAACTAACGCACAAGTGTTAGGTAAAGAAGGCAAATACGTGTTGGTTCGTTTAAACTCAGGCGAAGTTCGTATGATCTTATCAACTTGTCGCGCAACGATTGGTTCAGTTGGTAATGAGCAACACGAATTAATTAATATTGGTAAAGCTGGACGTTCACGTTGGTTAGGTAAACGCTCAACTGTTCGTGGATCAGTAATGAACCCGAATGATCACCCACACGGTGGTGGTGAAGGTAAAGCTCCAATCGGACATGCCGGTCCAATGACTCCATGGGGCAAGCCTGCTCTTGGATTGAAAACTCGTAACAAAAAAGCTCAATCAGATAAATTCATTGTACGTAGACGCAAGAAAAAATAA
- the rpsS gene encoding 30S ribosomal protein S19: MGRSLKKGPFVDDHLMKKMDALAKSEKKSVVKTWSRRSTIFPSFVGYTIAVYDGRKHVPVYVQEDMVGHKLGEFAPTRTYRGHAADDKRTRR; encoded by the coding sequence ATGGGTCGTAGTCTTAAAAAAGGACCTTTTGTAGATGATCACTTGATGAAAAAAATGGACGCATTAGCTAAAAGCGAAAAGAAATCAGTTGTTAAAACTTGGTCTCGTCGTTCAACAATTTTCCCGAGTTTCGTAGGATACACAATTGCTGTCTATGATGGACGCAAGCATGTTCCTGTTTATGTACAAGAAGACATGGTCGGACACAAATTAGGCGAATTCGCACCAACAAGAACATACCGCGGTCACGCTGCGGATGATAAAAGAACTAGACGTTAA
- the rplV gene encoding 50S ribosomal protein L22 encodes MQEQITEATATAKTVRIAPRKVRLVVDLIRGKSVGEAISILKFTPRGASPVVEKVLMSAIANAEHNYDLDVENLVVSEAYVNEGATMKRFRPRAKGSAAPILKRTSHITVVVSEKKEG; translated from the coding sequence ATGCAAGAACAAATTACAGAAGCTACAGCTACAGCAAAAACTGTTCGTATTGCACCTCGTAAAGTTCGTCTAGTTGTCGATCTTATTAGAGGAAAAAGTGTTGGAGAAGCTATTTCGATTTTGAAATTCACTCCACGCGGGGCATCACCAGTAGTTGAAAAAGTGCTAATGTCAGCTATAGCGAATGCAGAACACAACTACGATTTAGATGTAGAAAACTTGGTAGTTAGCGAAGCTTACGTTAACGAAGGCGCAACGATGAAACGTTTCCGCCCTCGTGCAAAAGGTTCAGCAGCACCAATCTTGAAGCGTACAAGCCATATTACAGTAGTGGTATCAGAGAAAAAGGAGGGATAA
- the rpsC gene encoding 30S ribosomal protein S3: MGQKINPTGLRIGIIRDWDAKWYAEKEYANYLHEDLRIREYIAKKLSDASISQIEIERAANRVNVSLHTAKPGMVIGKGGSEVDSLRKKLNELTGKRVHINIVEIKNPDLDAKLVAEGITTQLESRVAFRRAQKQAIQRTMRSGAKGIKTMVSGRLNGADIARSETHSEGSVPLHTLRADIDYAWEEADTTYGKLGVKVWIYRGEILPTKKNAEKGGK, encoded by the coding sequence GTGGGTCAAAAAATTAATCCAACGGGCTTACGTATAGGCATAATTCGTGATTGGGATGCTAAATGGTATGCAGAAAAAGAATATGCTAACTATTTACATGAAGATCTACGTATCCGTGAATACATTGCTAAAAAACTTAGTGACGCTTCAATTTCTCAAATTGAAATAGAACGCGCTGCTAATCGTGTAAATGTTTCACTTCATACTGCTAAACCGGGCATGGTTATCGGTAAAGGTGGTTCAGAAGTTGATTCTCTACGCAAAAAATTAAACGAGCTTACAGGCAAACGTGTCCACATCAACATCGTGGAAATTAAAAATCCTGATTTAGATGCTAAATTAGTTGCAGAAGGTATTACTACTCAACTAGAAAGCCGTGTTGCTTTCCGTCGTGCTCAAAAACAAGCAATCCAACGCACAATGCGTTCTGGCGCTAAAGGAATTAAAACAATGGTTTCAGGTCGTTTAAACGGTGCAGATATCGCTCGTAGCGAAACTCACTCTGAAGGATCAGTTCCATTACACACATTGCGTGCCGATATCGACTACGCATGGGAAGAAGCAGATACTACTTATGGTAAATTGGGCGTTAAAGTCTGGATTTATCGTGGAGAAATTCTTCCAACAAAAAAGAACGCTGAGAAAGGAGGGAAATAA
- the rplP gene encoding 50S ribosomal protein L16, producing MLVPKRVKFRREFRGKMRGEAKGGKEVSFGEYGLQAIDSQWITNRQIEAARIAMTRYMKRGGKVWIKIFPHKSYTSKAIGVRMGSGKGAPEGWVAPVKRGKIMFEVGGVSEEVAREALRLASHKLPVKTKIVKRTEIGGESNEG from the coding sequence ATGTTAGTACCTAAACGCGTGAAATTCCGTCGTGAATTTAGAGGTAAAATGCGTGGCGAAGCTAAGGGTGGAAAAGAAGTTTCTTTTGGAGAATACGGCTTACAAGCTATCGATTCACAATGGATTACTAACCGCCAGATTGAAGCAGCACGTATAGCAATGACACGTTATATGAAACGTGGTGGGAAAGTATGGATTAAAATTTTCCCTCATAAATCATACACGTCTAAAGCAATCGGAGTACGTATGGGTTCCGGTAAAGGAGCTCCTGAAGGATGGGTAGCACCAGTTAAACGTGGAAAAATCATGTTTGAAGTTGGTGGCGTATCTGAAGAAGTAGCTCGTGAAGCATTACGTTTAGCTTCTCACAAATTACCCGTAAAAACGAAAATTGTAAAACGTACAGAAATTGGTGGTGAATCGAATGAAGGCTAA
- the rpmC gene encoding 50S ribosomal protein L29, protein MKANELKELSTAEMVEKEKEYKSELFNLRFQLATGQLENTSRLSEVRKSIARIKTALRQAELQK, encoded by the coding sequence ATGAAGGCTAATGAACTTAAAGAGTTATCCACTGCTGAAATGGTTGAAAAAGAGAAAGAATATAAATCTGAACTGTTCAACTTGCGATTCCAATTAGCAACAGGCCAATTAGAAAACACTTCTCGTTTAAGTGAAGTTCGCAAATCGATTGCACGCATTAAAACTGCGTTACGTCAAGCTGAGTTACAAAAATAG
- the rpsQ gene encoding 30S ribosomal protein S17 has product MNEERNQRKVYQGRVLSDKMDKTIVVVTETQKRHSKYGKRVKYSKKYKAHDENNVAKIGDIVKIMETRPLSATKHFRLLEVVQESVII; this is encoded by the coding sequence ATGAATGAAGAACGTAATCAACGTAAAGTTTATCAGGGCCGTGTTCTTTCAGATAAAATGGATAAGACAATTGTTGTCGTAACAGAAACTCAAAAAAGACATAGTAAATATGGTAAACGTGTTAAATACTCTAAAAAATATAAAGCACATGATGAAAACAATGTAGCCAAAATTGGCGATATCGTAAAAATTATGGAAACTCGTCCATTATCTGCTACTAAACATTTCCGTTTATTAGAAGTGGTACAAGAATCAGTTATTATCTAA
- the rplN gene encoding 50S ribosomal protein L14, translating to MIQSESRLKVADNSGAREVLAIKVLGGSGRKVANIGDVIVCSVKNATPGGVVKKGEVVKAVIVRTKTGARRADGSYIKFDENACVIIRDDKSPRGTRIFGPVARELRENNFMKIISLAPEVL from the coding sequence GTGATCCAATCAGAATCCCGTCTAAAAGTTGCAGATAATTCAGGAGCACGTGAAGTGCTAGCTATTAAAGTACTTGGCGGTTCAGGCCGTAAAGTAGCTAATATTGGTGACGTAATCGTTTGTAGTGTGAAGAACGCTACACCAGGCGGCGTTGTCAAAAAAGGTGAAGTTGTTAAAGCTGTTATTGTTCGTACCAAAACTGGCGCTCGTCGTGCAGATGGTTCTTACATCAAATTTGACGAAAATGCTTGTGTAATCATTCGTGACGATAAAAGTCCGCGTGGAACACGTATCTTTGGACCTGTTGCACGTGAACTACGTGAGAACAATTTCATGAAAATCATTTCGTTAGCACCAGAAGTTTTATAA
- the rplX gene encoding 50S ribosomal protein L24 — MYIKSGDKVKVITGKDKGKEGIILKAFPKKDQVIVESINMVKKHQKPSQLNPQGGIIEMEAPVHVSNVMLIDASTGEPTRVGYKVEDGKKVRISKKTGEVLDK; from the coding sequence ATGTACATCAAATCAGGCGATAAAGTTAAAGTGATTACTGGTAAAGATAAAGGAAAAGAAGGCATTATTTTAAAAGCTTTCCCTAAAAAAGATCAAGTAATTGTTGAATCAATTAACATGGTGAAAAAACACCAAAAACCTAGTCAATTGAACCCACAAGGTGGCATTATTGAAATGGAAGCTCCAGTTCACGTTTCAAACGTTATGCTAATCGACGCTTCAACAGGCGAACCAACACGTGTTGGTTATAAAGTTGAAGATGGTAAAAAAGTACGTATTTCTAAAAAAACTGGTGAAGTTTTAGATAAATAA
- the rplE gene encoding 50S ribosomal protein L5, with protein sequence MNRLKEKYTNEITPSMMEKFDYKSIMETPKVDKIIINMGVGDAVSNAKNLDKAVEELTAISGQKPMITKAKKSIAAFRLREGMPIGTKVTLRGERMYDFLDKLVTVSLPRVRDFHGVSKKAFDGRGNYTLGVKEQLIFLEVDYDKVDKVRGMDIVIVTTAKTDEESRELLTQLGMPFQK encoded by the coding sequence ATGAACCGCCTTAAAGAAAAATATACGAATGAAATTACACCATCTATGATGGAAAAATTTGATTACAAATCAATTATGGAAACTCCAAAAGTTGACAAAATTATTATTAACATGGGTGTCGGTGATGCCGTATCAAACGCTAAAAACCTAGATAAAGCTGTTGAAGAATTAACCGCTATTTCTGGACAAAAACCAATGATTACTAAGGCTAAAAAATCAATCGCTGCTTTCCGTTTACGTGAAGGTATGCCAATTGGTACTAAAGTTACTTTACGTGGAGAAAGAATGTATGATTTCTTAGACAAATTAGTTACTGTTTCTCTTCCTCGTGTACGTGACTTCCACGGCGTAAGCAAAAAAGCTTTCGACGGACGTGGGAACTACACTTTAGGAGTTAAAGAACAATTAATTTTCTTAGAAGTTGACTACGACAAAGTAGACAAAGTTCGAGGAATGGATATTGTTATTGTAACAACTGCTAAAACAGATGAAGAATCACGCGAACTTTTAACACAACTTGGAATGCCATTCCAAAAATAG
- a CDS encoding type Z 30S ribosomal protein S14, with translation MAKKSMIAKNKRPARHSTQEYTRCERCGRPHSVYRKFRLCRICFRELAYKGQIPGVKKASW, from the coding sequence GTGGCTAAAAAATCAATGATTGCTAAGAACAAACGTCCTGCAAGACACTCAACTCAAGAGTACACCCGTTGCGAACGTTGTGGACGTCCACACTCAGTTTATCGTAAATTTAGACTTTGCCGTATTTGCTTCCGCGAACTTGCCTATAAAGGACAAATTCCCGGCGTGAAGAAAGCAAGCTGGTAA
- the rpsH gene encoding 30S ribosomal protein S8: MVMTDPIADFLTRIRNANMARHESLELPASKIKKDIAEILKREGFIKNVEYMEDDKQGVIRVFLKYGKNNERVITGLKRISKPGLRVYAKSGEVPKVLNGLGIAIVSTSEGVFTDKEARSKNVGGEILAYIW, encoded by the coding sequence ATGGTCATGACAGATCCAATCGCAGATTTTCTAACTCGCATTCGTAATGCCAACATGGCACGTCACGAATCATTAGAATTGCCTGCTTCAAAAATCAAAAAAGACATTGCTGAAATTTTAAAACGTGAAGGTTTTATTAAAAATGTTGAATATATGGAAGATGACAAACAAGGTGTTATCCGCGTTTTCTTAAAATACGGAAAAAACAACGAACGTGTTATCACTGGATTGAAACGTATTTCTAAACCTGGTTTGCGTGTTTACGCTAAATCTGGTGAAGTGCCTAAAGTTCTTAACGGACTAGGTATTGCAATCGTATCAACTTCTGAAGGTGTATTCACAGATAAAGAAGCTAGATCTAAAAATGTTGGCGGAGAAATCTTAGCTTACATTTGGTAA
- the rplF gene encoding 50S ribosomal protein L6 yields MSRIGNKTITVPENVTVTRNENEVTVKGPKGELTRSFSPVITMTVDGNEISFSRPNDLKENRAMHGTMRANLNNMIVGVTVGFEKVLELIGVGYRAQLQGNKLVMNVGYSHPVEFDIEEGITVEVPANTKVIIKGSNKERVGELAANIRAIRPPEPYKGKGIRYVGEVVRRKEGKTGK; encoded by the coding sequence GTGAGCCGTATCGGTAATAAAACAATCACTGTCCCTGAAAACGTAACTGTTACTCGTAATGAGAACGAAGTTACCGTTAAAGGACCAAAAGGTGAGTTGACTCGCTCTTTCAGCCCTGTTATTACAATGACTGTAGATGGTAACGAGATTTCTTTTTCACGTCCTAACGACTTAAAAGAAAATCGTGCGATGCACGGAACAATGCGTGCTAACCTAAACAACATGATTGTTGGTGTAACTGTAGGTTTTGAAAAAGTTTTAGAATTAATTGGTGTAGGGTACCGTGCGCAATTGCAAGGCAACAAACTTGTAATGAACGTTGGTTACTCTCATCCTGTAGAATTCGATATTGAAGAAGGAATTACTGTTGAAGTTCCTGCAAATACTAAAGTTATCATTAAAGGATCAAATAAAGAACGCGTTGGCGAATTAGCTGCGAATATTCGCGCTATCCGTCCACCAGAACCTTACAAAGGCAAAGGAATTCGTTATGTTGGCGAAGTCGTACGTCGCAAAGAAGGTAAAACAGGTAAGTAA
- the rplR gene encoding 50S ribosomal protein L18, translating to MINKPDKNKVRLKRHSRVRSKISGTAECPRLNVFRSNKNIYAQLIDDVAGVTLASASSFDNKDISGETKVNQATVVGETIAKSAVEKGIKKVVFDRGGYLYHGRVQALAEAARENGLEF from the coding sequence GTGATTAATAAACCAGACAAAAACAAAGTACGTTTGAAGAGACATTCACGTGTACGTTCAAAAATTTCTGGTACTGCAGAGTGCCCACGTTTAAACGTTTTTCGTTCTAATAAAAATATCTACGCTCAATTAATTGATGACGTAGCGGGTGTAACGCTAGCAAGCGCATCTTCATTCGACAATAAAGACATATCAGGCGAAACTAAAGTGAACCAAGCGACAGTTGTTGGGGAAACAATAGCTAAATCAGCCGTTGAAAAAGGAATTAAAAAAGTAGTCTTTGACCGTGGTGGATACCTTTACCATGGCCGTGTGCAAGCTTTAGCTGAAGCTGCTCGCGAAAATGGACTAGAATTTTAA
- the rpsE gene encoding 30S ribosomal protein S5, protein MVYIDPTQLDLEDRVVSINRVTKVVKGGRRLRFAALVVVGDKNGHVGFGTGKAQEVPEAIRKAIEDAKKNLIQVPMVDTTIPHQVIGRYSGGNILMKPAKEGSGVSAGGPVRAILELAGVSDITSKSLGSSTPINMVRATVDGLMQLKRVEEVARLRNKSVEEILG, encoded by the coding sequence ATGGTTTACATCGATCCAACACAATTGGACTTAGAAGATCGCGTTGTTTCTATCAACCGCGTAACTAAAGTTGTAAAAGGTGGACGTCGTCTACGCTTTGCTGCATTAGTTGTTGTAGGAGATAAAAACGGACACGTAGGTTTCGGTACTGGTAAAGCTCAAGAAGTTCCAGAAGCTATCCGTAAGGCAATTGAAGACGCTAAAAAAAATCTTATTCAAGTGCCTATGGTAGACACTACGATTCCTCATCAAGTTATCGGACGCTACAGTGGCGGTAACATTTTAATGAAACCTGCTAAAGAAGGTTCTGGAGTATCTGCTGGCGGACCTGTCCGTGCAATCTTAGAACTTGCTGGAGTATCAGACATTACAAGTAAATCTTTAGGCTCAAGCACACCAATTAATATGGTTCGTGCAACAGTTGATGGTTTAATGCAATTAAAACGCGTTGAAGAAGTTGCAAGACTTCGTAATAAATCTGTAGAAGAAATTCTAGGATAA
- the rpmD gene encoding 50S ribosomal protein L30, whose product MANLEITLKRSVIGRPQNQRDTVKALGLRKTNSSVVKPANEAIIGMVKTISHLVDVKEV is encoded by the coding sequence ATGGCTAATTTAGAAATCACTTTAAAACGTAGCGTTATCGGACGTCCTCAAAACCAACGTGATACAGTAAAAGCTTTAGGTTTGAGAAAAACCAATAGTTCTGTAGTAAAGCCTGCTAATGAAGCTATCATTGGTATGGTAAAAACAATTTCACATTTAGTGGACGTTAAAGAAGTCTAA
- the rplO gene encoding 50S ribosomal protein L15, with translation MKLHELKSAEGSRKERNRVGRGSSSGNGKTSGRGQKGQNSRSGGGVRLGFEGGQTPLFRRLPKRGFTNINRKEYAIVNLETLNRFEDGTEVTPAMLVESGIIKAEKSGIKVLGNGQVERKLTVKASKFSQAAKEAIEAAGGSIEVI, from the coding sequence ATGAAACTTCATGAATTAAAATCTGCCGAAGGTTCTCGTAAAGAACGCAATCGCGTTGGTCGTGGATCTTCATCAGGCAATGGTAAAACTTCAGGTCGTGGTCAAAAAGGACAAAACTCACGTTCAGGTGGTGGCGTACGTCTAGGATTCGAAGGTGGACAAACACCATTGTTCCGTCGTTTACCAAAACGTGGATTTACGAACATCAACCGCAAAGAATATGCAATTGTCAACCTTGAAACATTAAACCGTTTTGAAGATGGTACAGAAGTAACACCAGCAATGTTGGTCGAATCTGGTATCATTAAAGCTGAAAAATCTGGGATTAAAGTTTTGGGTAACGGCCAAGTTGAACGTAAACTAACCGTTAAGGCAAGCAAATTCTCTCAAGCAGCTAAAGAAGCTATCGAAGCTGCTGGTGGTTCAATCGAGGTGATTTAA
- the secY gene encoding preprotein translocase subunit SecY has product MFTLLKDAFQAKDIRKKILFTLGILVIFRIGTHLTVPGVDASALKGLADSSNGLFSLLNTFGGGALSSYSIFALGVSPYITASIVIQLLQMDIIPKFVEWAKQGEVGRRKLNQVTRYVTIGLAFVQAIGISFGFNALTGTGLIKDPSVSTYLSIALILTAGTMLVMWMGEQITVKGFGNGTSMIIFSGIIAKIPSDVVTYYNTQIRNAGDELTVAILFTVALLIAIAAVVIIVIYIENAKRKIPIQYSKRATGSNQSSFLPLKVNSAGVIPVIFASSFITTPQTLLGFLTQSNIDASWFNVLNTVFNLEEPIGAALYTLLIVLFTYFYAFIQVNPEKVAENLQKQGGYIPSVRPGKPTQNFISRTLTNLSTVGAIYLGVIALLPIIASNLWDLPSSLALGGTSLLIVVGVALDSVRQLEGQMIKRSYQGFIQ; this is encoded by the coding sequence ATGTTCACACTATTGAAGGATGCTTTTCAAGCAAAGGACATTAGGAAAAAAATTCTATTTACTCTTGGTATTTTAGTTATCTTTCGCATAGGAACTCATTTAACGGTTCCTGGCGTAGATGCGTCAGCTTTAAAAGGACTTGCTGATTCGTCAAACGGCCTTTTCAGTTTATTAAATACCTTTGGTGGTGGAGCGCTAAGCAGCTATTCTATTTTTGCATTAGGTGTTTCTCCATATATTACGGCTTCGATCGTTATTCAACTACTACAAATGGATATTATTCCTAAGTTTGTGGAATGGGCAAAACAAGGTGAGGTAGGACGTAGAAAATTAAATCAAGTAACGAGATATGTCACAATCGGTTTAGCTTTTGTTCAAGCGATTGGTATCTCTTTTGGGTTTAATGCTTTAACAGGTACGGGATTGATTAAAGATCCGAGTGTATCTACTTATCTTTCTATTGCACTTATCCTTACCGCTGGAACAATGTTGGTTATGTGGATGGGTGAACAAATTACGGTTAAAGGTTTTGGTAATGGAACATCAATGATCATCTTTTCAGGGATTATTGCAAAAATACCATCAGACGTTGTAACATATTACAATACTCAAATCCGCAATGCAGGGGATGAACTTACAGTAGCCATTTTGTTTACAGTAGCTTTATTGATTGCCATTGCTGCAGTTGTAATTATCGTTATTTATATTGAAAATGCTAAACGTAAAATTCCTATACAGTACTCAAAACGAGCAACTGGTAGCAACCAAAGTTCGTTTTTGCCTTTAAAAGTTAACTCGGCTGGAGTTATTCCGGTTATCTTTGCAAGTTCGTTTATTACAACACCACAAACATTATTAGGGTTTCTTACACAGAGCAATATTGATGCCTCGTGGTTTAACGTTTTAAACACAGTTTTTAACTTGGAAGAACCAATTGGTGCAGCTTTGTATACATTGTTGATTGTGCTATTCACTTACTTCTATGCATTCATTCAAGTGAATCCAGAAAAAGTAGCTGAAAACTTACAAAAACAAGGTGGTTATATTCCAAGCGTGCGTCCTGGTAAACCAACACAAAACTTTATCTCAAGAACGTTAACGAACTTGAGTACAGTGGGTGCTATTTACCTAGGAGTAATCGCATTGCTGCCGATTATCGCTTCCAATTTATGGGATTTACCTTCTTCTCTAGCGCTAGGTGGAACCAGTCTATTAATTGTAGTTGGTGTTGCTTTAGATTCAGTTAGACAATTAGAAGGTCAAATGATTAAAAGAAGTTACCAAGGCTTTATACAATAA
- a CDS encoding adenylate kinase: MNLILVGLPGAGKGTQAEKIVDTYHVPHISTGDMFRAAIKNETALGIEAKTFMDKGELVPDEVTNGIVKERLAEADTKDGFLLDGYPRTLNQANVLEGILKDLNKKLDAVVYINVNKDILMERLTGRIICRSCGATYHKVYNPPKVEGTCDRCGKHEFYQREDDKPETVENRINVNLESTNTLVDFYSKRNVLHTVNGEDDFQDVFKDIQTIISDVE; encoded by the coding sequence ATGAATCTCATTTTAGTAGGTCTTCCTGGTGCAGGAAAAGGAACACAAGCTGAGAAAATTGTCGACACATACCATGTGCCACATATTTCAACCGGTGATATGTTTCGTGCTGCTATCAAAAATGAAACTGCCTTAGGAATAGAAGCAAAAACATTTATGGACAAAGGTGAATTAGTTCCTGATGAAGTGACAAACGGGATTGTAAAAGAACGTTTAGCTGAAGCAGATACAAAAGACGGCTTTTTATTAGATGGTTATCCAAGAACGCTTAACCAAGCGAACGTTTTGGAAGGAATTTTAAAGGATTTAAACAAGAAATTAGATGCTGTTGTTTACATTAACGTGAACAAAGACATTTTAATGGAACGTTTGACTGGAAGGATTATCTGTCGTTCATGTGGTGCAACTTATCATAAAGTCTACAACCCGCCAAAGGTTGAAGGTACGTGTGATCGTTGTGGTAAACATGAATTCTATCAAAGAGAAGACGATAAACCTGAAACCGTTGAAAACCGAATAAATGTTAACCTTGAATCTACAAATACTCTTGTAGACTTTTATTCAAAGCGCAATGTCTTGCATACCGTAAATGGTGAAGATGATTTTCAAGATGTGTTCAAAGATATTCAAACAATCATTTCTGATGTTGAATAA
- the infA gene encoding translation initiation factor IF-1: MAKDDVIEIEGTVVETLPNAMFKVELENGHIVLAHVSGKIRMHYIRILPGDKVTVELSPYDLTRGRITYRFK, from the coding sequence GTGGCGAAAGACGATGTCATTGAAATAGAAGGAACAGTCGTTGAAACTTTGCCGAATGCAATGTTTAAAGTTGAACTTGAAAATGGCCATATTGTATTGGCTCATGTTTCAGGGAAAATTCGGATGCACTATATTAGAATTCTGCCTGGAGACAAAGTAACAGTTGAATTGTCCCCATACGATCTAACCCGTGGTCGCATTACTTATCGCTTTAAATAA